The following is a genomic window from Lysinibacillus sp. G4S2.
AAAGTTGCCGGATTTTCCTTATTGTGAGGCTTGTCTTTGTTTTCATTATCGTTTTGTTTTTTAGCTTGTTGATTTTGCCCAATGACAGCTAAATCATCTACACTAATATCAAAGCCGAAACCATATTCTTCTCGGTCTAACGGTTTTTTATTACGTTTTTCTTTAGTCAAATTCATCACCTCCATTAAATAAATTATCCTTTTTCAAATGAATTATACTTATCCATAATGGATGATGCTTTGCTAAAGCGAATTATGCTGTTGCATCCTTAATGATCCAATCAGCCGCACTAATTAAATCTGGAAACACCGCATCTGCCAGTGGATCTTTCTCACCTAAAAATACTCCCTTAGTCCCTGCTCGTTTGCCTGCTATAATATCTGTATCCGTATCTCCCACCATATAGGATTTTGCTAAATCAATATTATACTTTTCACCAAGCTCAACGATTAATTTACTATTGGGCTTACGGCAAGCACAGCCTGACTTTGGTTTATGAGGACAATATACAACTTCATGAATAGTCGCCCCTTTCTTCTTCAACTCCTTTACCATGTGCTCATGTATTTTTTGAAGCTTCGTTTCTTTCATGTACCCCAATCCGACACCACCTTGATTGGTTACGACAAATATATAGTCAAAGTACTTATTCAATTTTTTTATAGCTTCTGGAACACGCGGCAGAAAATAAAGATCCGCGGGCTTATTCACAAATTTAACGCGATTTGTTAACACTTCATTGATGACCCCATCACGGTCCAAAAATACAGCTTTTTTCATCTAAATAACACACACCTTTACTATAAAATAAGTAGGTTGGTATAAAAGCAAAAAAATGCAAACTCATCACCAAAAAGTGGGGTTGATTTCCGTTCCGGGTGGGAGCTTTGTAGCTGTCGCTTCGCTTTCGCTACAGATAAAACAATTGTCGCTGACGCTTCGCTTTCGCGCAGATAAAACATTTGCCGCTGACGCTTCGCTTTCGCACAGATAAAACATTTGTTGCTGTCGCTTCGCTTTCGCACAGATAAAACATTTGTTGCTGTCGCTTCGCTTTCGCACAGATAAAACAATTGTTGCTGTCGCTTCGCTTTCGCACAGATAAAACAATTGTTGCTACCGCTTCGCTTTCGCACAGAAAACATTTGTTGCTGTCGCTACACTTTCGCACAGAAAACGTCTACTTCGCTGCAGGATTTCATCTGTGACGCTGTTCCCCAAGAAGTC
Proteins encoded in this region:
- a CDS encoding HAD family hydrolase; this encodes MKKAVFLDRDGVINEVLTNRVKFVNKPADLYFLPRVPEAIKKLNKYFDYIFVVTNQGGVGLGYMKETKLQKIHEHMVKELKKKGATIHEVVYCPHKPKSGCACRKPNSKLIVELGEKYNIDLAKSYMVGDTDTDIIAGKRAGTKGVFLGEKDPLADAVFPDLISAADWIIKDATA